Proteins encoded within one genomic window of Anaerolineae bacterium:
- a CDS encoding phenylalanine--tRNA ligase subunit alpha, producing the protein MAVDLHELEQRASAELAQVSDLQALEQWRLRYLGKKGEITLAVRSVGQLPPAERPAYGKLANEVKGRLEAAYEARMEALKQEEVERALRAAAVDVTLPGRRPAIGRLHPSTQTLREIYHIFTQMGFQIYRSREVETDEYNFELLNMPPHHPARDMWDTFYINKDVVMRTHTSPGQIHVMRAYHPEPIRAILPGKCYRYEQVTVRSEHMFHQVEGLAVGKHITMADLKGTMI; encoded by the coding sequence ATGGCAGTGGACCTGCATGAGCTGGAACAGCGGGCCAGCGCCGAGCTGGCGCAGGTATCCGACCTGCAGGCGCTGGAACAGTGGCGCCTGCGCTATCTGGGGAAAAAGGGAGAGATCACGCTGGCGGTGCGCAGTGTCGGTCAGCTTCCGCCGGCGGAACGGCCGGCCTACGGCAAGCTGGCCAATGAGGTCAAGGGCCGGCTGGAAGCCGCTTATGAGGCGCGGATGGAGGCCCTCAAACAGGAGGAGGTGGAGCGCGCCCTGCGCGCCGCGGCCGTGGATGTGACCCTGCCGGGCAGGCGGCCGGCGATCGGCCGGCTGCATCCCTCCACCCAGACCCTGCGCGAGATTTACCACATCTTCACGCAGATGGGCTTCCAGATCTACCGCTCGCGCGAGGTGGAAACCGACGAATACAACTTTGAGCTGTTGAACATGCCGCCCCACCACCCAGCGCGCGACATGTGGGATACCTTCTATATCAACAAGGACGTGGTCATGCGCACCCACACCTCGCCCGGGCAGATCCACGTCATGCGCGCCTACCACCCGGAGCCTATCCGCGCCATCCTGCCGGGCAAGTGCTACCGCTATGAACAGGTGACCGTGCGCTCCGAGCATATGTTCCATCAGGTGGAGGGGCTGGCCGTGGGCAAGCACATCACCATGGCCGATCTGAAGGGCACGATGATC
- a CDS encoding carbohydrate kinase family protein: MGVVVTGSLAFDYLMAFPGRFREHFLPERLDVLSVSFLVDSMRVQRGGCAANIAYNLALLGERPTIMATAGRDFGEYRRWLEEQGVDTSGIVEIEDEFTASFFVSTDLENNQIASFYIGAMGRAHELSFRNLNHREIDLVIISPNDPQAMVNYAAECKELGIPYIYDPSQQIIRLTGEQLIEGTRGARMLIVNEYEFEMLKKKTGLSEKALRELAEIVIVTKGERGSTIMVKDEEIDIPPAPPQQVVNPTGVGDAYRAGIIKGFLHNLPWDVVGRMASLSATYVIESDGPQCRRYSLDEFVSRYEQHFGPCVELKRVLLKR; this comes from the coding sequence TTGGGCGTCGTCGTCACTGGATCCCTGGCATTTGACTATCTCATGGCCTTCCCCGGGCGTTTCCGGGAGCACTTCCTGCCCGAACGCCTGGACGTGCTGAGTGTGAGCTTCTTAGTGGATTCGATGCGCGTACAGCGCGGGGGCTGTGCCGCCAACATCGCCTACAACCTGGCACTGCTGGGGGAACGCCCGACCATCATGGCCACCGCCGGCCGCGATTTCGGCGAGTACCGCCGCTGGCTGGAAGAACAGGGCGTCGACACCTCCGGCATCGTGGAGATCGAGGACGAGTTCACCGCCAGCTTCTTCGTCAGCACCGACCTGGAGAACAACCAGATCGCCAGCTTCTACATCGGCGCCATGGGGCGGGCCCATGAGCTGTCCTTCCGCAACCTGAACCACCGCGAGATTGACCTGGTCATTATCTCCCCCAACGACCCCCAGGCCATGGTGAACTACGCCGCAGAATGCAAGGAGCTGGGCATCCCCTACATCTATGATCCCAGCCAGCAGATCATCCGCCTGACAGGGGAGCAGTTGATCGAGGGCACGCGCGGGGCGCGCATGCTCATCGTCAACGAATATGAGTTCGAGATGCTGAAGAAGAAGACCGGGCTGAGCGAGAAGGCCCTGCGCGAGCTGGCGGAGATCGTCATCGTGACCAAGGGGGAGCGCGGCTCCACCATCATGGTCAAGGATGAGGAGATCGACATCCCGCCGGCCCCCCCACAGCAGGTCGTCAACCCCACCGGCGTGGGCGATGCTTACCGCGCCGGCATCATCAAGGGCTTTCTGCATAACCTGCCCTGGGATGTCGTCGGCCGCATGGCCAGTCTCTCCGCCACCTACGTCATCGAGAGCGATGGCCCGCAATGCCGGCGCTATTCTTTAGATGAGTTTGTGTCCCGCTACGAACAGCACTTCGGCCCGTGCGTGGAGCTGAAGCGGGTGCTGTTGAAGCGCTGA
- a CDS encoding methionine adenosyltransferase: MSTTFMSSPKLFLTSESVTEGHPDKICDQISDAVLDAIIKDDPDARVACECAATTGLVVVMGEITTTTYVDINKLVREVLTDIGYTRAKYGFDAETCGVIVSIKEQSPDIAMGVDRALEAKRGEMTDEQIEAIGAGDQGMMVGFACTETPEYMPLTISLAHKLCKRLAKVRKEGILPYLRPDGKSQVTVEYHYGKPVRVDTVVVSAQHDPAINHDQLEADIIEHVVKAVIDPSLLDERTKYFINPTGRFVIGGPLGDAGLTGRKIIVDTYGGIARHGGGCFSGKDPTKVDRSGAYMARYIAKNLVAAGIADRLEIQVSYAIGVARPMSISVETFGTGRIPDDKIVELINAHFDLRPAAIIQNLNLRRPIYRPTAAYGHFGRDDIDAPWERLDKVEVLRRAAGLA, translated from the coding sequence ATGAGCACGACCTTCATGTCCTCGCCGAAGCTTTTTCTGACCTCGGAATCGGTGACGGAGGGACATCCGGACAAGATTTGCGACCAGATTTCCGACGCGGTGCTGGACGCCATCATCAAGGACGACCCCGATGCCCGCGTGGCGTGTGAGTGCGCCGCCACCACCGGCCTGGTGGTGGTGATGGGAGAGATCACCACCACGACCTACGTAGATATCAACAAGCTAGTGCGAGAGGTGCTGACCGACATCGGCTACACCCGCGCCAAGTACGGCTTTGACGCCGAGACCTGCGGCGTCATTGTCTCCATCAAAGAGCAGTCGCCGGACATCGCCATGGGGGTGGATCGCGCCCTGGAGGCCAAGCGCGGCGAGATGACCGACGAGCAGATCGAGGCCATCGGCGCCGGCGACCAGGGCATGATGGTCGGTTTCGCCTGCACCGAGACGCCGGAATACATGCCGCTGACCATCTCCCTGGCCCATAAGCTGTGCAAGCGGCTGGCTAAGGTGCGCAAGGAGGGCATCCTGCCCTATCTGCGCCCGGACGGCAAATCGCAGGTGACCGTGGAATATCATTACGGCAAGCCGGTGCGGGTGGACACGGTGGTGGTCTCAGCCCAGCACGACCCGGCCATCAACCACGACCAGCTCGAGGCGGATATTATCGAGCACGTGGTCAAGGCGGTCATTGACCCCAGCCTGCTGGATGAGCGCACCAAGTACTTCATCAACCCGACCGGCCGATTTGTCATCGGCGGGCCGTTGGGGGACGCCGGCCTGACCGGCCGCAAGATCATCGTCGACACCTATGGCGGCATCGCCCGCCACGGCGGCGGCTGTTTCTCCGGCAAGGACCCCACCAAGGTGGACCGCTCCGGCGCCTATATGGCGCGCTACATCGCCAAGAACCTGGTGGCCGCCGGCATCGCCGACCGCCTGGAGATCCAGGTCTCCTACGCCATCGGCGTGGCGCGCCCCATGTCCATCAGCGTGGAGACCTTCGGCACCGGCCGCATCCCCGATGATAAGATCGTCGAGCTGATCAACGCCCACTTCGACCTGCGGCCGGCGGCCATCATCCAGAACCTGAACCTGCGCCGGCCCATCTACCGGCCCACCGCCGCCTACGGACATTTCGGCCGCGACGACATCGACGCGCCCTGGGAGCGGCTGGACAAGGTCGAGGTGCTCCGGCGCGCGGCCGGCCTGGCGTAA
- a CDS encoding adenosylhomocysteinase: MDKVTTVKHHVKDLSLAPLGKQRIEWAELEMPVLRLIRQRFEREKPLKGVRLSACLHITTETANLARTLVAGGADVVLCASNPLSTQDDVAASLVVDYGIPVFAIKGEDNATYYSHIKAALDHQPHITMDDGADLVSTLHKERQELIPNIIGGTEETTTGVIRLRAMEKEGALRFPILAVNDAMTKHLFDNRYGTGQSTMDGIIRATNVLIAGKTVVVAGYGWCSRGIAMRARGLGANVIITEVDPLRALEAVMDGYRVMPMLDAAAEGDIFITSTGNTSVIDAPHFERMKDGAIVCNSGHFNVEIDIAALEAMSVSRRPVRPFVEEFKLKDGRRIYLLGEGRLINLAAAEGHPASVMDMSFANQALGAEYMYKNAATLEKRVYKVPEEIDREIARLKLTAMGVRIDQLTEEQRAYLASWTEGT, from the coding sequence CTGGACAAAGTGACCACTGTCAAACATCACGTCAAAGACCTTTCGCTGGCCCCCCTGGGCAAACAGCGCATCGAGTGGGCGGAGCTGGAAATGCCCGTCCTGCGCCTGATCCGCCAGCGCTTTGAGCGGGAAAAGCCGCTCAAGGGTGTGCGGCTGTCCGCATGTCTGCACATTACCACGGAGACCGCCAACCTGGCGCGCACACTGGTCGCCGGCGGCGCCGATGTCGTGCTCTGCGCCTCCAACCCCCTCTCCACCCAGGACGATGTCGCCGCCTCCCTGGTAGTGGACTACGGCATCCCGGTCTTCGCCATCAAGGGGGAGGACAACGCCACCTATTACTCCCACATCAAGGCGGCGCTGGACCATCAGCCCCACATCACAATGGATGACGGGGCAGACCTGGTCTCCACCCTGCACAAGGAGCGGCAGGAGCTGATCCCCAACATCATCGGCGGCACCGAGGAGACCACCACCGGCGTCATCCGCCTGCGGGCCATGGAGAAAGAGGGCGCCCTGCGCTTCCCCATCCTGGCGGTCAACGACGCCATGACCAAACACCTGTTCGACAACCGCTACGGCACGGGCCAGTCCACGATGGACGGCATCATCCGCGCCACGAATGTGCTCATCGCCGGCAAGACGGTGGTGGTGGCCGGCTACGGCTGGTGCAGTCGCGGCATCGCCATGCGGGCGCGCGGCCTGGGCGCCAACGTCATTATCACCGAGGTGGACCCCCTGCGCGCCCTGGAAGCAGTCATGGACGGCTACCGGGTCATGCCCATGCTCGATGCCGCCGCTGAGGGCGATATCTTCATCACCTCCACGGGCAACACCAGCGTGATTGACGCGCCGCACTTCGAGCGCATGAAGGACGGGGCCATCGTCTGCAACTCCGGCCACTTCAACGTGGAGATCGACATCGCGGCATTGGAGGCGATGTCGGTCTCGCGCCGCCCGGTGCGCCCCTTCGTCGAGGAGTTCAAGCTGAAAGACGGCCGGCGCATTTACCTGCTGGGCGAGGGCCGGCTCATCAACCTGGCCGCCGCCGAAGGCCACCCGGCCAGCGTCATGGATATGTCCTTCGCCAACCAGGCCCTGGGCGCCGAGTATATGTACAAGAACGCCGCCACCCTCGAAAAACGCGTATACAAAGTGCCCGAGGAAATTGACCGCGAGATCGCCCGCCTGAAGCTCACCGCCATGGGCGTGCGCATTGACCAGTTGACGGAGGAACAGCGGGCCTACCTGGCCTCCTGGACAGAAGGCACATAA